A genomic window from Acinetobacter chinensis includes:
- a CDS encoding LysE family transporter, with the protein MSLLLTICALHFVAQLSPGPDVLLIAKSSASTSRSNTLKIILGISAGIVVWVVLTLLGFTVLVEQFPWIQQILMLVGGLFLAKMGWAMLSGGLKSLKQHTSLESDDSFKEGTQQKNYFLWGLFTNLSNPKTLIYFSSVFSLALSSTAGAGLKMQLAFIIPIQTFVVFSMFMLIMSMPEIKKAYQKSGSYIDVASGGLFLIFAVWLWFDAIRMF; encoded by the coding sequence ATGTCTTTATTATTGACCATATGTGCTTTGCATTTTGTTGCTCAGCTCAGTCCAGGTCCTGATGTTCTTCTTATTGCGAAAAGCTCTGCATCCACAAGCCGAAGCAATACATTAAAAATTATTCTGGGAATATCCGCAGGTATTGTGGTGTGGGTTGTATTGACTCTGCTTGGCTTTACGGTGCTGGTTGAACAGTTTCCATGGATACAGCAGATTCTGATGCTGGTCGGTGGTCTGTTCCTTGCTAAAATGGGCTGGGCAATGTTAAGTGGCGGTTTGAAGTCACTGAAACAGCATACCTCACTTGAATCTGATGACAGTTTTAAAGAGGGGACTCAGCAGAAAAATTATTTTCTATGGGGGCTTTTTACAAACCTGTCCAATCCCAAAACACTGATTTATTTCAGTAGTGTGTTTTCACTGGCACTCAGTTCGACTGCGGGTGCAGGACTGAAAATGCAGCTGGCTTTTATTATTCCAATCCAGACGTTTGTTGTTTTTTCAATGTTCATGCTGATTATGTCAATGCCTGAAATCAAGAAAGCATATCAGAAATCGGGCAGTTATATTGATGTGGCTTCAGGCGGACTGTTTCTGATATTTGCTGTCTGGTTATGGTTTGATGCCATCAGGATGTTCTGA
- a CDS encoding FxsA family protein, giving the protein MKLALIVLATLVLEVFVWIGVGDLVGSMWYVFFWFIAAFFIGLNMIRKYSAGLMPQMQQMQMGQMGADPSLTGNLPKIIAGFLFIVPGLITDVLALLILIPGVQNALKGAMMKVMMKRQQSMMDQMMGGMMGDMGNPQGGNPFADMIRQMQEMQNQQNSGGRRDSSIIDGEAREVRPEAKKIEMKDVNK; this is encoded by the coding sequence ATGAAATTAGCTCTTATTGTCCTGGCTACGCTTGTACTTGAAGTATTTGTATGGATTGGCGTGGGTGACCTTGTCGGAAGCATGTGGTATGTGTTTTTCTGGTTCATTGCTGCATTTTTTATTGGTCTGAATATGATCCGGAAATATTCAGCCGGACTGATGCCACAAATGCAGCAGATGCAGATGGGGCAAATGGGAGCTGATCCGTCTCTGACAGGAAATCTGCCTAAAATTATTGCAGGCTTTTTATTTATTGTTCCAGGTTTGATCACAGATGTACTCGCTTTACTGATTCTGATACCAGGCGTTCAGAACGCACTGAAAGGTGCAATGATGAAGGTGATGATGAAACGTCAGCAGTCCATGATGGATCAGATGATGGGTGGAATGATGGGCGATATGGGTAATCCGCAGGGTGGAAATCCATTTGCAGATATGATACGTCAGATGCAGGAAATGCAGAATCAGCAGAACAGTGGCGGTCGCCGTGATTCAAGCATTATTGATGGTGAAGCACGTGAAGTCAGACCTGAAGCTAAAAAAATTGAAATGAAAGATGTCAATAAATAA
- a CDS encoding NAD(P)-binding domain-containing protein, translating into MTRIAIIGAGPSGMAQLRAFQSAKAKGQQVPEIVCFEKQNDWGGLWNYTWRTGVDQYGNSVHGSMYRYLWSNGPKEALEFADYTFDEHFKKPIASYPPRAVLWDYIKGRVEKAGVKDQVRFNSSVNQVDFDDGTQLFTVQVCDHINDQTYTEQFDYVVVASGHFSTPKTPEYEGFDIFNGRILHAHDFRDAVQFKDKTILIVGSSYSAEDVGSQCYKYGAKQIYSCYRSQPMGYKWPKNWTEKHQLVRVDENSAYFADGTSARVDAIILCTGYLHHFPYMAENLCLKTHNCLYPQNLYQGVVWEQNPKLFYLGMQDQWYTFNMFDAQAWYVRDIIMGKIVLPDAETMQAHSNSWHLREQKLKNSEQMVRFQGEYIRQLIDATDYPSFNIDAVNEIFMQWKKHKKDNIMAFRDKTYRSVMTGKMSKPHHTPWLYALDDSLEAYLQTGNQEQKAM; encoded by the coding sequence ATGACTCGAATTGCAATAATCGGAGCAGGCCCCAGTGGCATGGCTCAATTAAGAGCATTTCAATCAGCAAAGGCCAAAGGTCAGCAAGTTCCTGAAATTGTATGTTTCGAAAAACAAAACGATTGGGGCGGCCTATGGAACTACACCTGGCGTACAGGGGTAGATCAGTATGGAAATTCAGTACACGGCAGTATGTACCGTTACCTGTGGTCCAACGGACCAAAAGAAGCACTAGAGTTCGCAGACTATACGTTTGATGAACATTTCAAAAAACCGATTGCATCCTACCCGCCACGTGCTGTGTTATGGGACTACATTAAAGGGCGTGTGGAAAAGGCAGGAGTCAAAGACCAGGTCCGTTTTAACAGTTCGGTCAATCAGGTCGATTTTGACGATGGAACCCAGCTCTTTACTGTACAGGTCTGCGATCACATCAATGATCAGACTTATACAGAACAATTTGATTATGTGGTTGTGGCTTCAGGTCACTTCTCTACACCAAAAACACCTGAATATGAAGGCTTCGATATATTTAACGGTCGGATCCTGCATGCTCATGACTTCCGTGATGCAGTACAGTTCAAAGATAAAACCATTCTGATTGTTGGCAGCAGCTATTCTGCTGAAGACGTCGGTTCTCAATGCTATAAATATGGCGCAAAACAGATCTACAGTTGCTACCGCAGTCAGCCTATGGGCTATAAATGGCCAAAAAACTGGACTGAGAAGCATCAGCTTGTCCGTGTAGATGAAAACAGTGCATATTTTGCCGATGGAACTTCAGCCCGAGTGGATGCAATTATTCTCTGTACGGGCTATCTTCATCACTTCCCTTACATGGCTGAAAACCTTTGCCTGAAAACCCATAACTGCTTATATCCACAGAACTTATATCAGGGTGTGGTATGGGAACAGAATCCGAAACTGTTTTATCTAGGCATGCAGGATCAGTGGTATACCTTCAATATGTTTGATGCTCAGGCATGGTATGTCCGTGACATCATCATGGGTAAAATTGTGCTGCCAGACGCTGAAACCATGCAGGCTCACAGTAACAGCTGGCATCTGCGTGAGCAAAAACTGAAAAACTCAGAACAAATGGTCAGGTTTCAGGGCGAATATATCCGTCAGCTGATTGATGCTACGGATTATCCGAGTTTTAATATTGATGCTGTCAATGAAATCTTTATGCAGTGGAAAAAGCATAAAAAGGACAACATTATGGCGTTCCGTGACAAAACTTATCGCTCAGTCATGACTGGAAAAATGTCAAAACCTCATCATACACCATGGCTTTACGCCCTGGATGACTCTCTGGAAGCCTATTTACAGACGGGCAATCAGGAACAGAAAGCGATGTAA
- the ruvC gene encoding crossover junction endodeoxyribonuclease RuvC, whose translation MPLIIGIDPGSRLTGYGIIEKDGQSLRFVDAGTIRTETTEMPERLKRIFAGVERIVKFHGPTEAAVEQVFMAQNPDSALKLGQARGAAIAALVNLDLQVAEYTARQIKQSVVGYGAADKEQVQMMVMRLLNLSIKPQQDAADALAAAICHAHASGSMSKLAVLNALGGMARGRSRNSSRRR comes from the coding sequence ATGCCTTTAATTATTGGAATTGACCCTGGTTCCCGACTGACCGGATATGGAATTATTGAAAAAGATGGGCAAAGCCTGCGGTTTGTCGATGCTGGTACAATCCGCACGGAAACCACAGAAATGCCTGAACGCTTAAAACGGATTTTTGCTGGCGTTGAACGCATTGTTAAATTTCATGGCCCAACAGAAGCTGCCGTTGAACAGGTCTTTATGGCACAAAACCCTGACTCTGCCCTGAAACTGGGACAGGCTCGTGGTGCTGCCATTGCGGCACTGGTCAATCTGGATTTACAGGTTGCAGAATACACCGCCAGGCAGATTAAGCAGTCCGTTGTAGGCTATGGTGCAGCAGATAAAGAACAGGTTCAGATGATGGTGATGCGACTGTTGAATCTGTCCATCAAACCTCAGCAGGATGCTGCCGATGCACTTGCAGCTGCCATCTGCCATGCCCACGCTTCAGGAAGTATGAGTAAACTCGCTGTACTGAATGCATTAGGTGGAATGGCACGCGGTCGAAGCCGTAACAGTAGCCGCAGACGCTAA
- a CDS encoding acylphosphatase — MQAVKLLIHGKVQGVGYRRWFEKEAIALNLKGYVKNLENGDVEAVIIGTEQSVATIIRHAYVGPLRASVSSIQQEQLAEDAPFTDFKMLR; from the coding sequence ATGCAGGCAGTTAAACTTTTAATACATGGCAAAGTACAGGGTGTTGGCTACAGACGCTGGTTTGAAAAAGAAGCCATCGCTTTAAATTTAAAAGGTTATGTAAAAAATCTGGAAAATGGTGATGTTGAAGCTGTGATTATTGGGACTGAGCAGTCTGTTGCCACAATCATACGTCATGCCTATGTTGGACCATTACGCGCCAGTGTCAGTTCCATACAGCAGGAACAGCTGGCAGAGGATGCACCTTTTACAGATTTTAAAATGCTGAGATAA
- a CDS encoding NAD(P)H-hydrate dehydratase, with product MSQQVYHSHDIQAWEQRWFAQQNSSFGLMQQVAWSIAQRLDIWFQQTASSESVSHAGYGVRSIAVWCGAGNNAGDGYCLAAYLKNMGYQVEIFAVPPGASADLNQAVEVASNHQVQIHSHFEISKDFDCHIDALFGIGLNRELDLSWQQLIQLFNAQSGLKVAVDIPSGLNVNSGQPLPCAVKADRTFTVLGLKAGLFTGQGKEFSGQIEVISAIPVDNRLKPLARLSSTQIQLPVRQAFGHKGSYGHVLVVGGHAEMGGAVMMAAESAFSAGAGKVTIVCHAKHHTAILSRSPNIMLRDIDALSVSEIQALTEHVDAVCFGMGLGRDEWAAQQFAQWFQVIHQSSHLQVVLDADALWFLAEQPVRLKAQCYATPHPGEAAKLLNCRVAEIENDRIEAIQQLQQKYSGQWVLKGAGSLTLQNPDDLWICTAGNAGMGTGGMGDVLAGMIASLKAQFAERIQLHEIVTLHALAGDHLALKGQRGLQAQHMNEAVYYVVNHDHKNHQ from the coding sequence ATGAGCCAACAAGTTTATCATAGCCACGACATTCAGGCATGGGAGCAACGCTGGTTTGCACAGCAGAACAGTTCCTTTGGGTTGATGCAGCAGGTTGCATGGTCAATTGCACAGCGACTGGATATATGGTTTCAGCAGACTGCATCTTCAGAATCTGTATCTCATGCTGGATATGGTGTACGGAGTATTGCGGTGTGGTGTGGGGCGGGAAATAATGCAGGTGATGGTTACTGTCTGGCGGCATATCTGAAAAATATGGGTTATCAGGTGGAAATTTTCGCTGTTCCTCCAGGAGCATCAGCTGATTTAAATCAGGCTGTAGAAGTTGCCAGTAATCATCAGGTGCAGATTCACTCCCACTTTGAAATCAGTAAAGACTTTGATTGTCATATCGATGCTCTGTTTGGGATTGGCTTAAACCGTGAGCTGGATCTTTCATGGCAACAGCTGATTCAGCTGTTTAATGCTCAGTCAGGGCTGAAAGTAGCTGTGGATATTCCAAGTGGTCTGAATGTCAACAGTGGACAGCCATTACCCTGTGCAGTTAAGGCAGACCGGACTTTTACCGTACTGGGTTTAAAAGCAGGATTGTTTACTGGTCAGGGGAAAGAGTTTTCAGGACAGATTGAAGTCATATCCGCAATTCCTGTTGACAACAGACTTAAACCACTGGCGCGTTTATCTTCCACACAGATTCAGTTACCTGTCAGACAGGCTTTTGGTCATAAAGGCAGTTATGGTCATGTACTGGTAGTGGGTGGTCATGCAGAAATGGGAGGCGCTGTGATGATGGCTGCTGAATCTGCTTTTTCAGCAGGAGCTGGTAAAGTCACTATTGTCTGTCATGCAAAACATCACACAGCTATTTTGTCCCGTTCACCCAATATTATGCTTCGGGATATTGATGCATTATCAGTTTCCGAAATTCAGGCATTGACTGAGCATGTCGATGCAGTCTGTTTCGGCATGGGGCTGGGGCGGGATGAATGGGCAGCCCAGCAGTTTGCCCAGTGGTTTCAGGTCATTCATCAGTCCAGTCATTTACAGGTCGTACTGGATGCTGATGCATTGTGGTTTCTTGCTGAACAGCCTGTTCGGCTCAAAGCTCAGTGTTATGCAACACCCCACCCAGGAGAGGCTGCTAAACTGTTGAACTGTCGGGTTGCTGAAATTGAAAATGACCGGATTGAAGCAATTCAGCAATTACAGCAAAAATATTCAGGGCAGTGGGTACTCAAAGGCGCAGGTAGTCTGACTTTGCAGAATCCCGATGATCTATGGATCTGCACAGCTGGCAATGCTGGTATGGGGACAGGAGGTATGGGTGATGTACTGGCAGGAATGATTGCCAGTCTGAAAGCTCAGTTTGCAGAACGGATTCAGCTGCATGAAATTGTCACTCTGCATGCACTGGCTGGAGATCATCTTGCGCTGAAAGGTCAACGCGGCTTGCAGGCTCAGCATATGAATGAAGCGGTGTATTATGTGGTCAATCATGATCACAAAAATCATCAGTAA
- the queG gene encoding tRNA epoxyqueuosine(34) reductase QueG, which yields MSASTSKPQISLQEIDPHELKVWIKAQALQLGFADCVIARPDAQAELPRFKEYLKRGYHGDMKFLEENLEKRANPALLVPGTRSIICVRMNYLVETPKPRYVPDEPNNAIIARYARGRDYHKVMRGRLKTLAGLIKDRTGEFESRPFADSAPVFEKSLAENAGMGWTGKHTLLIHKKSGSFFVLGELFTSLDLPFDEPATAHCGSCTACIDICPTQAIVEPYMLDARKCIAYLTIEYKGIIPEELRRGIGNRVFGCDDCQLICPWNSFAKKASIDDFNPRHDLDRLTLLDLWHWDETTFLNCTEGSPIRRTGYQSFMRNIAIGLGNAPYSQQIIDALQHNRALHDDIVQIHIDWAIAEQLSKRT from the coding sequence ATGTCGGCTTCCACTTCCAAACCTCAGATTTCCCTGCAAGAGATTGATCCACATGAATTAAAAGTATGGATTAAAGCACAGGCTCTGCAGCTGGGTTTTGCTGATTGTGTCATTGCCCGACCCGATGCTCAAGCAGAATTACCCCGTTTTAAGGAATATTTAAAACGTGGATACCATGGCGATATGAAGTTTCTGGAAGAAAATCTGGAAAAACGTGCCAACCCTGCACTGCTGGTTCCTGGAACCCGAAGTATCATCTGCGTACGCATGAATTACCTGGTGGAAACCCCTAAACCACGCTATGTGCCTGATGAACCGAACAATGCCATCATTGCCCGTTATGCACGGGGTCGTGATTATCATAAAGTCATGCGCGGACGTCTGAAGACACTGGCCGGTCTGATTAAAGATAGAACTGGAGAATTTGAGTCCAGACCGTTTGCAGACTCTGCTCCTGTTTTTGAAAAATCTCTCGCAGAAAATGCCGGAATGGGCTGGACAGGTAAACACACCCTGCTCATTCATAAAAAATCAGGCTCTTTTTTTGTACTGGGTGAACTGTTCACCTCACTTGATCTCCCTTTCGATGAACCGGCAACAGCGCACTGTGGTTCATGCACCGCATGCATAGATATCTGTCCAACCCAGGCAATTGTTGAACCTTATATGCTGGATGCCCGTAAATGCATTGCTTATCTGACCATAGAATATAAAGGCATCATTCCAGAAGAATTACGTCGTGGGATTGGTAACCGTGTTTTCGGTTGTGATGACTGTCAGCTCATCTGTCCCTGGAACAGTTTTGCAAAAAAAGCGAGTATTGATGATTTCAATCCAAGACATGATCTGGACAGACTGACTCTGCTTGATTTATGGCACTGGGATGAAACCACCTTTTTAAACTGCACAGAAGGCAGTCCAATTCGACGTACAGGTTACCAGAGTTTTATGCGGAACATTGCCATTGGTCTGGGAAATGCACCTTATTCACAGCAGATCATTGATGCATTACAACACAACCGAGCATTGCATGATGACATTGTGCAAATCCATATTGACTGGGCAATTGCGGAACAGTTAAGCAAACGCACCTGA